The following proteins come from a genomic window of Coffea arabica cultivar ET-39 chromosome 11c, Coffea Arabica ET-39 HiFi, whole genome shotgun sequence:
- the LOC113715642 gene encoding acyl-CoA-binding domain-containing protein 6-like, with protein MMEEKRGGGMSAEEREKFLRIAKAWHGGGVEKPEIYHQKLVDNFKRAAAYVGFNESTTSLPPSNYPQDAMLMLYGLYKQATEETEFDDIPLPKSSDELEQKLYWSRIGMLCMPPTLAMMNFVATVKIVDPAYRASASNFSRESLEQSALNGDVEQQQQ; from the exons ATGATGGAGGAAAAGCGGGGCGGAGGAATGAGTGCCGAGGAAAGGGAGAAATTCCTTCGCATCGCCAAAGCTTGGCACGGCGGTGGGGTTGAAAAGCCCGAAATTTATCACCAGAAGCTGGTAGATAATTTTAAGAGAGCTGCAGCCTACGTTGGGTTCAATGAATCGACGACTTCTCTTCCTCCTTCAAATTACCCTCAGGACGCAATGTTAATGCTCTACGGCCTATATAAACAG GCAACCGAGGAAACCGAGTTTGATGATATTCCCTTGCCTAAATCATCGGATGAACTGGAGCAAAAACTATACTGGAG TCGGATTGGCATGCTGTGCATGCCACCTACACTTGCAATGATGAACTTTGTGGCAACTGTGAAG ATTGTAGACCCAGCATATCGTGCCAGTGCATCAAATTTTAGCAGGGAATCGCTTGAACAATCTGCTTTGAAT GGTGATGTTGAACAGCAGCAACAATAG